Proteins encoded together in one Coffea arabica cultivar ET-39 chromosome 2c, Coffea Arabica ET-39 HiFi, whole genome shotgun sequence window:
- the LOC113724846 gene encoding F-box/WD repeat-containing protein pof10-like isoform X2, whose product MGWGDLHISSRLLRLPLLFLCRSMERLPVEVCLKILSLLDHQNLATAQLVCRKWKILASDDTLWSYLFTQRWGVDHATFFAPDGSKLWKDVYAVQDRGDRVGLGLKIIREGDDYYLVHQGEIQRHLGSRRPKTGEIIHSPATVGEEEFSNMVEPSSGLHTAHILSVKASF is encoded by the exons ATGGGATGGGGTGATCTTCATATCTCATCCCGTCTTCTTCGTCTCCCACTTTTGTTTCTCTGTCGCTCGATGGAGAGATTGCCTGTCGAAGTCTGTCTCAAGATTCTTAGTTTGTTAGATCATCAAAATCTTGCAACTGCTCAATTGG TGTGCAGGAAGTGGAAAATCTTAGCCTCAGACGACACTTTATGGTCTTACCTGTTTACGCAAAGATGGGGAGTAGATCATGCCACATTCTTTGCTCCTGACGGTTCAAAATTGTGGAAAGATGTGTATGCAGTGCAAGATCGAGGTGATCGTGTTGGATT GGGCCTAAAGATCATAAGAGAAGGAGATGATTATTACCTTGTCCACCAAGGCGAGATTCAACGGCATTTAGGCTCTAGAAGACCAAAAACTGGGGAAATCATTCATTCTCCTGCAACTGTTGGGGAAGAAGAATTTTCTAACATGGTGGAACCATCTTCAG gcTTACACACTGCACATATTTTATCTGTGAAAGCATCCTTTTGA
- the LOC113724846 gene encoding F-box/WD repeat-containing protein pof10-like isoform X3, producing the protein MGWGDLHISSRLLRLPLLFLCRSMERLPVEVCLKILSLLDHQNLATAQLVCRKWKILASDDTLWSYLFTQRWGVDHATFFAPDGSKLWKDVYAVQDRGDRVGLGLKIIREGDDYYLVHQGEIQRHLGSRRPKTGEIIHSPATVGEEEFSNMVEPSSEYKRKL; encoded by the exons ATGGGATGGGGTGATCTTCATATCTCATCCCGTCTTCTTCGTCTCCCACTTTTGTTTCTCTGTCGCTCGATGGAGAGATTGCCTGTCGAAGTCTGTCTCAAGATTCTTAGTTTGTTAGATCATCAAAATCTTGCAACTGCTCAATTGG TGTGCAGGAAGTGGAAAATCTTAGCCTCAGACGACACTTTATGGTCTTACCTGTTTACGCAAAGATGGGGAGTAGATCATGCCACATTCTTTGCTCCTGACGGTTCAAAATTGTGGAAAGATGTGTATGCAGTGCAAGATCGAGGTGATCGTGTTGGATT GGGCCTAAAGATCATAAGAGAAGGAGATGATTATTACCTTGTCCACCAAGGCGAGATTCAACGGCATTTAGGCTCTAGAAGACCAAAAACTGGGGAAATCATTCATTCTCCTGCAACTGTTGGGGAAGAAGAATTTTCTAACATGGTGGAACCATCTTCAG AATATAAGCGCAAGTTGTAA
- the LOC113724846 gene encoding F-box/WD repeat-containing protein pof10-like isoform X1 — protein MGWGDLHISSRLLRLPLLFLCRSMERLPVEVCLKILSLLDHQNLATAQLVCRKWKILASDDTLWSYLFTQRWGVDHATFFAPDGSKLWKDVYAVQDRGDRVGLGLKIIREGDDYYLVHQGEIQRHLGSRRPKTGEIIHSPATVGEEEFSNMVEPSSGILDKILFFIGDLESASVHAKRSRVL, from the exons ATGGGATGGGGTGATCTTCATATCTCATCCCGTCTTCTTCGTCTCCCACTTTTGTTTCTCTGTCGCTCGATGGAGAGATTGCCTGTCGAAGTCTGTCTCAAGATTCTTAGTTTGTTAGATCATCAAAATCTTGCAACTGCTCAATTGG TGTGCAGGAAGTGGAAAATCTTAGCCTCAGACGACACTTTATGGTCTTACCTGTTTACGCAAAGATGGGGAGTAGATCATGCCACATTCTTTGCTCCTGACGGTTCAAAATTGTGGAAAGATGTGTATGCAGTGCAAGATCGAGGTGATCGTGTTGGATT GGGCCTAAAGATCATAAGAGAAGGAGATGATTATTACCTTGTCCACCAAGGCGAGATTCAACGGCATTTAGGCTCTAGAAGACCAAAAACTGGGGAAATCATTCATTCTCCTGCAACTGTTGGGGAAGAAGAATTTTCTAACATGGTGGAACCATCTTCAGGTATTTTAGATAAGATCCTATTCTTCATTGGGGACTTGGAGTCTGCTTCTGTACATGCAAAAAGGAGTCGAGTTCTGTGA
- the LOC113724847 gene encoding MAG2-interacting protein 2-like, which translates to MEIDATHNWNPSMGGGVREVLFEVRRHASGTYPNYPPTGQQLDDGRGRTLLSYFSLRGITQMTERWAEYRNPKKLGKHAALFISPHADRVAVAFRNQITFLQKDDDYQQPSGTFTSGNISAFTCGTWSEAHEVLGVFDDTNTLYFIKANGEEIARITGKHLKVSLPILCLILQDGNDVNKACLCTFSILTSDGSLHDLEISQDLSASMSAAPLARTGVMLKKQFPKNVFCMHHHPKLSLFATISSASGVAISNTSGHPGSPSLSLWQRSSSSDLELMVSIDFEGLYAQAKGVDQLISPKVLISPEGNFVGTLDAKGCLLIFKFHQKQWSLSNLYNTKRYDLQMKNDLSGGGMDFLNDLVDFTWWSDDVLAVAKRDGTITMFDVPTGVKLLEKDPVCSMPIMETVEKLSGCLFLLESTSGQSYKSSEEKRTTDLRLIEQLECAKLQWNLFSLSERSVSEMYDLLIRKQDYQVALSFAHHHGLDKDELLKSQWMSSSQGVNEINKLLSTIKDHVFVLSECVDCVGPTEDAEKALLAYGLHLTEDYRFSKSQEDESSQVWDFRMARLKLLLFRDRLETFLGINMGRFSAQEYNKFRNLPINDAAVALAETGKIGALNLLFKRHPYSLGPYILEVLAAIPETVPVQSYAQLLPGNSPPASIALREEDWVECDKMVSFINSLPEDHGSRVLIRTEPIVKRYMGFQWPSTADLSSWYKNRARDIDTLSGQLENCMCLVDFGYQKGISELQHFYEDISFLRQLIYSDENEGKRNFFLSLIAWEKLSDYEKFRLLLVGVTEEDVIGRLKNIAIPFMQKRDYHIAADSTDELIGSQCTMDNTADSFLVRWLKEISLENKLGLCLIVFEEGCTDLENSYFFKDEAQVVDCALQCMYLCSSTDRWSTMSSILSKLQHLRGYGNEDLKTRLKVTEGHVEAGRILAIYQVPKPINYFREAHTDEKGVKQTLRLILSKFIRRQMGRSDNDWANMWRDLQSLQEKAFPFLDLEYMLIEFCRGLLKAGKFPLARNYLKSTGSVVLAADKAETLVIQAAREYFFSASSLDCPEIWKAKECLNILPSSRNARAEADIIDALTLKLPKLGVNVLPLQFRQMKDPLEIIKLAITSQDGAYLNVDELIEIAKLLGLSSHDEISSVQEAIAREAAVAGDLQLAFDLCRVLAKKGHGSVWDLCAALARGPALDNMDVNSRKHLLGFSLSHCDEESIGDLLNGWKDLDMMGQCETLMMLTGSEPPESAVQGTLAISYPLYSTQGSVDFGTCSGKVDNVGYGDQGHLDAVKDLLSVVAENLPFENGYQWESILRENGKILSFSALHLPWLLELITKAETTKKHISGSVSGKQYISVRTQAVVTIISWLARNGFAPKDNLIISIAKSIMEPPVTEEEDIMGCSFLLNLVDGFSGVDIIEGFVKARESYNEITSIMNVGLIYGLLHNRRGECEEPAQRRMLLLREFQQKHKSVASDERDELDKAQSAFWREWKLKLEEQKRVADHSRVLEQIIPGVETARFLSGDTSYRESVVFSFIESIKLEKKHVLEDVIKLAHTYGLDQTKVLLHYISSTFTSEAWTVDDIVADLSQFRKEVISSAAETITVITVSVYPLIDGHDKQRLAYIYGLLAECYLQLEELKEPLPTIGQSPMHLDAIHLARFSKVVSQECFRVSFIGGLNFKKIAGLTDLNWDSFNDEVFSHISEKNVEALADMVRNLIGLYGDSLPEGLLSWQFVYRHHVLNLLTTFETQFKTDGLSESPENFHCFLSELEQTYNAVLKYVKFIEYPGILDIMMRFFAVMVPFEKPSSKCFDSLWQECLLKLLNMWLRMMSDMQELKSLEHSDESFCSESLVTCLKVFINLILKGKVSPIEGWGTIISFSNSGVNGDAIVEIFNFCRAMLFSGCRFLAVAYVFTDALSQLSPGSALASSTGRYYINIQDLPHLYISLLEVILLDLDSGSLEKQKFHSFLSSLSKLEGNLEELKCVRDSVWKKLAEVSDNLQLPSHSRVYILELMQCIRATDKELKVFSSELDTYVIPWEGWENVQSGCVNHEKTSDCGMSNVADTANRFTNTLVALKSSQMLSAISPSLEIAPEDLLTTESAVSCFVKVSESAKSESEIDALIAMLGVWEELFMYGRKDSPKVDDIGNSWSNDDWDEGWESFLEESREKESKSNSTLLVHPLHVCWLEIFKKLIRLSRYEEFLRLADKYKGNTTQILLDEDDARCLSQIMLELNCFIALKIMLLLPYEAVQLQCLEAVEVKLKQTGIPDEFGKDYEFLLLLLSSGIVVPIITKSSYGTTFSCLCYMFGNVSRQWQEAQLSSLKYMIASEDKSNLNLIFVFTRLLFPCFLAELVKADQQILAGFFVTKFMHTSASFSIVNVVDASLRRYFEKQLQLLDDDEASWEGINSSKPLLNTILSFRDRLGELIPSALSLLPAPG; encoded by the exons GTGGAAACATCAGTGCCTTCACGTGTGGTACATGGTCAGAAGCTCATGAAGTCCTTGGAGTTTTTGATGACACTAATACTCTATATTTCATTAAAGCTAATGGAGAAGAAATTGCCAGAATCACCGGGAAGCATCTTAAAGTCTCCCTACCAATATTGTGCTTGATTTTGCAGGATGGCAATGATGTGAACAAAGCATGCTT GTGTACCTTTAGCATTCTTACGTCAGATGGTTCACTCCACGATTTAGAAATTAGTCAGGATCTAAGTGCCTCCATGTCTGCAGCTCCTCTTGCACGTACTGGAGTAATGCTGAAGAAACAATTCCCAAAGAATGTTTTCTGTATGCATCACCATCCAAAGTTGTCTTTGTTCGCTACAATCAGTAGTGCCAGTGGTGTTGCCATTTCCAATACGTCAGGACATCCAG GATCACCTAGTCTATCTCTTTGGCAAAGAAGTAGCAGCTCAGATTTGGAGCTCATGGTATCCATTGATTTTGAAGGTTTATATGCTCAAGCAAAAGGTGTAGATCAGTTGATTTCTCCGAAGGTGCTCATCTCACCTGAGGGAAATTTTGTTGGCACTCTTGATGCTAAGGGTTGCTTGCTTATTTTTAAGTTTCATCAAAAGCAGTGGAGCCTATCAAATCTTTACAATACAAAGAGGTATGATCTGCAAATGAAAAATGACTTGTCTGGTGGAGGCATGGATTTTCTGAATGATCTAGTTGACTTTACTTGGTGGTCTGATGATGTACTTGCTGTTGCAAAAAGGGATGGCACTATTACGATGTTTGATGTCCCTACTGGTGTTAAATTGTTGGAGAAAGATCCTGTTTGCTCAATGCCTATCATGGAAACAGTGGAGAAGTTGTCTGGatgcctttttcttttggagAGTACATCTGGGCAAAGCTATAAATCATctgaagaaaaaagaacaacAGACTTGCGTCTTATTGAGCAGCTGGAATGTGCTAAACTGCAGTGgaatttattttcactttcagaAAGATCTGTTTCTGAAATGTATGACTTGCTAATACGTAAACAAGACTATCAAGTTGCTCTTAGCTTTGCTCATCATCATGGGTTGGATAAAGATGAACTGTTGAAGTCACAATGGATGTCTTCTAGTCAAGGAGTAAACGAGATAAATAAATTGCTGTCAACTATCAAGGACCATGTTTTTGTCCTGTCTGAATGTGTAGATTGTGTAGGACCAACAGAAGATGCAGAGAAGGCTTTACTGGCTTATGGACTCCACCTAACAGAGGATTACAGGTTTTCTAAATCACAAGAAGATGAGAGCAGCCAAGTTTGGGACTTCCGTATGGCAAGATTAAAGTTGCTTTTGTTTAGAGACCGGCTGGAAACATTTCTTGGGATAAACATGGGAAg GTTCTCGGCTCAAGAGTACAATAAATTTCGTAATTTACCAATTAATGACGCTGCTGTAGCCCTTGCAGAGACAGGGAAGATTGGAGCGTTAAACCTTCTTTTCAAACGACATCCATATTCGCTTGGTCCTTACATATTGGAGGTTCTTGCTGCTATTCCTGAGACAGTTCCAGTTCAGAGTTATGCACAGCTCCTTCCTGGGAATTCCCCTCCTGCAAGTATTGCTCTGAGGGAGGAAGATTGGGTTGAATGTGATAAGATGGTCTCATTTATAAACAGTCTACCTGAGGACCATGGTAGCAGGGTTCTTATTAGAACTGAACCAATTGTCAAGAGATACATGGGATTTCAATGGCCATCAACTGCTGATCTTTCTAGCTGGTACAAAAATAGAGCCAGAGATATTGATACCTTAAGTGGGCAGCTTGAAAACTGCATGTGCTTGGTTGACTTTGGTTATCAAAAGGGGATCTCAGAGTTGCAGCATTTCTATGAGGACATCTCTTTCCTGCGCCAGCTTATTTATTCTGatgaaaatgaagggaaaagaaatttttttcttaGTCTTATTGCTTGGGAGAAGTTATCTGACTATGAAAAATTCAGATTGCTGCTCGTGGGAGTGACAGAGGAAGACGTAATTGGAAGACTAAAGAATATTGCAATCCCATTCATGCAAAAGAGGGATTATCATATAGCTGCTGATTCTACAGATGAGCTGATTGGTAGCCAATGTACTATGGATAATACAGCTGACTCATTTCTTGTTAGATGGCTAAAAGAGATTTCTTTGGAAAATAAACTAGGGTTATGTTTGATAGTATTTGAAGAAGGGTGCACGGATCTGGAAAATAGTTACTTTTTCAAAGATGAGGCCCAGGTGGTGGATTGTGCTCTGCAGTGCATGTATTTGTGCTCTTCAACAGATAGATGGAGTACAATGTCCTCAATTTTATCTAAACTTCAACATTTACGAG GTTATGGAAATGAGGACCTCAAGACAAGATTGAAAGTCACTGAAGGCCACGTTGAAGCAGGGAGGATTTTGGCAATTTACCAG GTGCCAAAGCCTATTAACTATTTTAGGGAGGCACATACAGATGAAAAAGGTGTAAAACAGACACTTCGTCTTATACTCTCCAAATTTATTCGGAGGCAGATGGGTCGATCAGATAATGACTGGGCTAACATGTGGCGTGATTTGCAGTCTTTGCAAGAAAAAGCTTTTCCCTTCCTTGATTTGGAGTACATGTTGATAGAGTTCTGTAGGGGATTGcttaaagctggaaaatttccactTGCAAGGAACTATTTAAAAAGTACAGGTTCAGTAGTTTTGGCTGCAGATAAGGCCGAAACTCTGGTCATTCAAGCTGCAAGAGAGTATTTCTTCTCAGCATCAAGTCTTGATTGTCCAGAA ATATGGAAGGCTAAGGAATGTCTTAATATCTTGCCTAGTAGCAGAAATGCCAGGGCAGAAGCTGATATCATTGATGCCCTTACCTTGAAACTTCCAAAACTGGGAGTAAATGTCCTGCCATTGCAATTTAGACAAATGAAAGATCCATTGGAAATAATTAAGTTGGCAATTACAAGTCAAGATGGAGCTTATCTCAATGTTGATGAACTTATTGAAATTGCCAAACTTCTTGGATTGAGCTCACACGATGAAATATCATCCGTACAAGAAGCTATTGCAAGAGAAGCTGCTGTTGCTGGAGATTTGCAACTAGCTTTTGATCTGTGTCGTGTTTTGGCTAAAAAGGGTCATGGTTCTGTCTGGGACTTATGTGCTGCTCTTGCAAGAGGTCCTGCCCTTGATAATATGGATGTAAATTCTCGAAAGcatcttttagggttttctttgaGCCACTGTGATGAAGAATCTATTGGTGATCTGCTAAATGGGTGGAAAGATCTTGACATGATGGGACAGTGTGAAACTTTAATGATGCTGACCGGGAGTGAGCCTCCTGAATCTGCAGTTCAGGGTACTTTAGCCATCTCATATCCACTATATAGTACACAAGGTTCTGTTGATTTTGGAACTTGTTCAGGAAAGGTTGATAATGTTGGTTATGGTGATCAAGGACATCTTGATGCCGTAAAAGATTTGCTCTCTGTAGTTGCAGAAAATTTGCCTTTTGAGAATGGTTATCAATGGGAATCTATCCTTAGAGAAAACGGgaaaattttgtccttttctgCTTTGCACCTTCCTTGGTTACTTGAACTGATTACTAAAGCAGAAACAACTAAAAAACATATATCAGGCTCAGTTTCAGGAAAGCAGTACATAAGTGTTAGAACACAAGCTGTTGTAACTATTATCTCTTGGTTGGCAAGGAACGGTTTTGCTCCAAAAGATAATTTGATCATCTCCATTGCCAAATCAATTATGGAACCTCCTGTTACTGAAGAGGAGGACATCATGGGATGCTCTTTTCTCTTAAATCTGGTGGATGGCTTTTCTGGTGTGGATATTATTGAAGGATTTGTGAAAGCAAGGGAAAGTTACAACGAAATTACGAGCATTATGAATGTGGGGTTGATTTATGGTTTATTACATAACCGCAGAGGCGAATGTGAGGAGCCTGCTCAGAGGAGGATGCTGTTGCTTAGGGAATTCCAACAGAAACACAAATCAGTTGCATCAG ATGAAAGAGATGAATTAGACAAGGCACAATCTGCATTCTGGAGAGAGTGGAAACTAAAATTAGAAGAGCAAAAGCGTGTGGCAGATCATTCAAGGGTTTTGGAACAGATTATTCCTGGTGTTGAAACAGCTCGTTTTTTGTCTGGAGACACTAGCTACAGGGAGAGTgttgttttttcctttattgAATCCATAAAACTGGAGAAGAAACATGTATTAGAAGATGTTATAAAATTAGCCCATACCTATGGCTTGGATCAGACCAAG GTGCTACTCCACTATATAAGTTCTACTTTTACTTCTGAGGCTTGGACAGTGGATGATATTGTGGCTGATCTTTCACAATTCAGAAAAGAAGTGATTTCCTCTGCTGCAGAAACCATAACAGTCATTACTGTGTCTGTCTACCCTTTGATTGATGGTCATGATAAGCAGCGGCTTGCTTATATATATGGTCTACTTGCAGAGTGCTACTTGCAGCTGGAAGAGCTAAAAGAACCACTTCCTACTATTGGCCAGAGTCCAATGCACTTAGATGCCATCCATTTAGCTCGTTTCAGCAAGGTTGTAAGCCAAGAATGTTTCAGGGTTTCCTTTATTGGTGGCCTCAACTTCAAGAAAATTGCTGGATTGACAGATCTGAACTGGGATAGCTTCAATGATGAAGTCTTTTCTCACATTAGTGAAAAGAATGTTGAAGCGCTGGCAGATATGGTCCGCAACCTTATCGGGTTGTATGGAGATTCATTACCTGAAGGTCTTTTATCATGGCAGTTTGTCTACAGACACCATGTGCTGAATTTGTTGACAACCTTTGAAACTCAATTTAAAACAGATGGCCTTAGTGAAAGCcctgaaaattttcattgcTTCCTGAGTGAGCTTGAGCAAACCTATAATGCTGTCCTTAAATACGTGAAATTCATTGAATATCCAGGTATATTGGACATAATGATGCGATTCTTTGCAGTAATGGTACCTTTTGAGAAACCGTCAAGTAAATGTTTTGACTCATTGTGGCAGGAGTGTCTTCTCAAGTTATTGAATATGTGGCTTAGAATGATGAGTGACATGCAGGAACTTAAATCTCTTGAACATTCAGATGAAAGCTTCTGTTCAGAATCTTTAGTGACGTGTCTCAAAGTATTCATTAACTTGATTTTAAAGGGGAAAGTCTCTCCCATTGAAGGTTGGGGCACCATTATTAGTTTCAGTAACTCAGGCGTTAATGGTGATGCTATAGTTGAAATTTTTAATTTCTGCAGAGCAATGCTTTTCTCAGGATGTAGGTTTCTAGCTGTTGCCTATGTATTTACTGATGCACTGAGTCAACTCTCGCCTGGGTCGGCTTTGGCATCAAGCACTGGAAGATATTATATCAATATCCAGGATCTCCCCCATCTTTACATAAGTTTACTGGAGGTGATCTTGCTTGACCTAGACAGTGGATCTCTTGAAAAGCAAAAGTTTCACTCTTTCTTGTCATCTTTGAGTAAACTTGAAGGGAACTTGGAGGAATTGAAATGTGTCAGGGATTCTGTTTGGAAAAAGTTGGCAGAGGTTTCTGACAACTTGCAGCTTCCTAGCCACTCACGTGTATATATCCTGGAGCTTATGCAGTGTATTAGAGCTACAGATAAGGAGCTGAAAGTGTTCTCTTCTGAGCTAGACACCTATGTTATTCCTTGGGAAGGGTGGGAGAATGTCCAGAGTGGATGTGTAAATCATGAAAAGACCAGTGATTGTGGGATGTCAAATGTTGCAGACACAGCTAACAGATTTACAAATACTTTAGTTGCCCTTAAATCATCTCAGATGTTGTCAGCTATCTCGCCAAGCTTGGAAATTGCACCAGAAGATCTATTAACTACTGAATCAGCAGTTTCTTGCTTTGTAAAAGTGTCTGAATCTGCCAAGTCTGAATCCGAGATTGATGCTTTGATAGCTATGTTGGGAGTGTGGGAGGAACTTTTCATGTATGGAAGAAAAGATTCTCCTAAGGTAGATGATATTGGAAATAGTTGGAGTAATGATGATTGGGATGAGGGATGGGAAAGCTTTCTGGAAGAATCTAGGGAGAAAGAGTCGAAGAGTAACAGCACTCTTTTGGTTCATCCTTTACATGTATGTTGGCTGGAGATcttcaaaaaattaataagGCTTTCCAGGTACGAGGAATTCCTGAGATTGGCTGATAAGTACAAAGGAAATACCACGCAAATTTTGCTTGATGAAGATGATGCTCGTTGTCTAAGTCAAATTatgcttgaattgaactgtTTTATTGCTCTTAAGATAATGTTGTTACTGCCATATGAAGCTGTACAATTGCAGTGCTTGGAAGCCGTAGAGGTAAAGTTGAAACAAACAGGCATCCCGGATGAATTTGGCAAAGATTATGAATTCTTGCTTCTTTTATTATCATCTGGAATAGTAGTACCTATCATCACCAAATCTTCTTATGGCACCACTTTCTCGTGTCTTTGCTATATGTTTGGGAATGTCTCTCGTCAGTGGCAGGAGGCACAGTTGTCAAGCCTCAAATATATGATAGCCAGTGAAGATAAAAGCAACTTGAaccttatttttgttttcacaagACTGCTTTTCCCATGTTTTCTAGCAGAGCTTGTGAAAGCTGACCAGCAGATTCTGGCAGGGTTTTTTGTTACAAAATTCATGCACACTAGTGCATCATTTAGTATAGTGAATGTTGTGGATGCTAGTCTTAGAAGATATTTCGAAAAGCAGCTCCAACTGCTAGACGATGATGAAGCCTCTTGGGAGGGCATCAATTCTAGTAAACCTTTGTTGAACACCATATTGAGCTTTAGAGACAGGTTAGGAGAATTGATCCCATCCGCTTTGTCATTACTTCCTGCACCGGGTTGA